In a genomic window of Panthera tigris isolate Pti1 chromosome D4, P.tigris_Pti1_mat1.1, whole genome shotgun sequence:
- the LOC102969904 gene encoding olfactory receptor 1L3-like: MGMSNLTRLSEFILIGLSSHPEDQKPLFALFLIMYLVTITGNLLIILAIRSDPKLQNPMYFFLSILSFADICYTTVVVPKMLVNFLSETKTISYAECLTQMYFFLVFGNIDSYLLAVMAIDRYVAICNPFHYVTVMNRRCCTLLLAFSVAFSCLHSLLHVLLVNRLTFCASNVIQHFFCDVNPVLKLACSSTFVNEVVAMTEGMASVMAPCICIIISYLRILIAVFNIPSASGKCKAFSTCSSHLTVVTLFYGSISYEYFHPLSRYTVKDRVATIIYTVLTSMLNPFIYTLRNKDMKRGLEKLISRIKAQMDMLSTTQANKIHGS, from the coding sequence ATGGGAATGTCCAACCTGACAAGACTGTCTGAATTCATCCTCATAGGACTCTCCTCTCACCCTGAGGACCAGAAGCCACTCTTTGCTCTCTTTCTTATCATGTACCTGGTCACTATAACGGGGAATCTGCTCATCATCCTGGCTATCCGCTCTGATCCCAAACTCCAAaaccccatgtacttcttcctgagCATCTTGTCCTTTGCTGATATTTGCTACACAACAGTCGTAGTCCCCAAGATGTTAGTGAACTTCTTATCAGAGACAAAGACCATTTCCTATGCTGAATGTCTGACACAGATgtattttttcctggtttttggAAACATAGACAGTTATCTCCTGGCAGTTATGGCCATTGACCGCTATGTAGCCATTTGTAATCCTTTCCACTATGTCACTGTGATGAACCGCAGATGCTGTACGTTGCTGCTGGCCTTCTCCGTAGCTTTCTCCTGCCTCCACTCCCTCCTACATGTCCTCCTGGTGAATCGGCTCACGTTCTGCGCATCAAATGTAATCCAACATTTTTTCTGTGATGTCAACCCTGTTCTGAAACTGGCCTGCTCTTCCACCTTTGTCAATGAAGTTGTGGCCATGACAGAAGGGATGGCTTCTGTGATGGCCCCATGTATCTGCATCATCATCTCATACCTAAGAATCCTCATTGCTGTCTTCAACATTCCCTCGGCGTCTGGAAAATGcaaagccttctccacctgcAGCTCCCATCTCACTGTGGTGACTCTGTTTTATGGGAGTATTAGCTATGAATATTTCCACCCTTTGTCCAGGTATACTGTCAAGGACCGAGTAGCAACAATCATCTACACTGTACTGACATCCATGTTGAATCCATTTATCTacactttgagaaataaagacatgaaaCGGGGCTTAGAGAAACTGATAAGCAGGATTAAGGCTCAAATGGATATGCTTTCTACTACACAAGCCAACAAAATCCATGGATCCTGA